From a single Serratia surfactantfaciens genomic region:
- the clpS gene encoding ATP-dependent Clp protease adapter ClpS — MGNNNDWLNFEHLAEEKQIDAVKPPSMYKVILNNDDYTPMEFVIDVLQKFFSYDIERATQLMLTVHYQGKAICGVFTAEVAETKVVHVNRYARENEHPLLCTLEKA; from the coding sequence ATGGGCAATAACAACGATTGGCTAAATTTTGAACACTTGGCCGAAGAAAAACAAATCGATGCGGTAAAACCGCCGTCTATGTATAAAGTTATACTTAACAACGACGATTACACACCGATGGAATTTGTGATTGACGTTCTGCAAAAGTTCTTTTCTTATGATATTGAACGCGCAACGCAACTGATGCTCACGGTCCACTATCAAGGCAAGGCGATCTGTGGTGTTTTTACCGCCGAGGTGGCGGAAACCAAAGTCGTCCATGTGAACCGGTACGCAAGGGAGAACGAGCATCCGTTGCTTTGTACGCTGGAAAAAGCCTGA
- the infA gene encoding translation initiation factor IF-1 codes for MAKEDNIEMQGTVLDTLPNTMFRVELENGHVVTAHISGKMRKNYIRILTGDKVTVELTPYDLSKGRIVFRSR; via the coding sequence ATGGCCAAAGAAGACAATATTGAAATGCAGGGCACCGTTCTTGATACGCTGCCGAACACCATGTTCCGCGTTGAATTGGAAAACGGGCACGTGGTAACCGCACACATCTCCGGTAAAATGCGTAAAAACTATATCCGCATCCTGACGGGCGACAAAGTCACTGTAGAGCTGACCCCGTACGACCTGAGCAAAGGCCGCATTGTCTTCCGTAGCCGTTAA
- the macB gene encoding macrolide ABC transporter ATP-binding protein/permease MacB: protein MAALLQLNGIRRSYRSGEQTVEVLKGISLSIDAGEMVAIMGASGSGKSTLMNILGCLDKPSAGVYRVAGQDVATLSDDALAQLRREHFGFIFQRYHLLPHLSAAHNVEVPAVYAGLGKAARRERAVALLRRLGLGERVNYRPSQLSGGQQQRVSIARALMNGGQVILADEPTGALDSHSGEEVMAILKQLCAQGHTVILVTHDPAVARQAERIIEIRDGEIIADSRPAPQENAQAKPLALAAAAPSWRQMGGRFREALVMAWRAMAANKMRTALTMLGIIIGIASVVSILVIGDAAKQMVLADIKSIGTNTVDIYPGKDFGDDDPTYRQSLKYGDLDALREQPYISALSPSISSSMRLRLGNVDAAANVNGVSEQFFRVYGMSFTQGVGIDPMQVQSQAQTVVIDANTQRRLFPHQKNVVGEVILVGNMPATVVGVAKEKQSMFGSSKTLNVWVPYSTMANRLMGNSYFDSITVRIRDGYDSKEAEQQLSRLLTLRHGKKDFFTYNMDSLVQTAEKTTRTLQLFLTLVAVISLVVGGIGVMNIMLVSVTERTREIGIRMAVGARSGDVLQQFLIEAVLVCLVGGALGITLSFAIGLAVQLVLPGWQISFPPAALLSAFLCSTGIGVVFGYLPARNAARLNPIDALARE, encoded by the coding sequence ATGGCGGCGCTGTTGCAGCTGAACGGCATTCGCCGTAGCTACCGTTCCGGCGAGCAGACGGTGGAGGTGCTGAAGGGGATCAGCCTGAGCATCGACGCCGGTGAAATGGTGGCGATCATGGGGGCCTCCGGCTCCGGAAAATCGACGCTGATGAACATTCTCGGCTGTCTGGACAAGCCGAGCGCCGGCGTGTATCGGGTAGCCGGGCAGGATGTGGCGACGCTGAGCGACGATGCGCTGGCGCAGCTGCGGCGCGAGCATTTCGGCTTTATCTTTCAGCGCTATCATCTGCTGCCGCACCTGAGCGCGGCGCACAACGTCGAAGTGCCGGCGGTGTACGCCGGGCTGGGCAAAGCGGCGCGGCGCGAAAGGGCGGTAGCGCTGTTGCGGCGTCTGGGGCTGGGGGAGCGCGTCAACTATCGGCCGAGCCAGCTTTCCGGCGGCCAGCAGCAGCGCGTCAGCATCGCCCGCGCGCTGATGAACGGCGGGCAGGTGATCCTGGCGGATGAGCCGACCGGCGCGCTCGACAGCCATTCCGGCGAAGAGGTGATGGCGATCCTCAAGCAGCTGTGCGCCCAGGGCCACACGGTGATCCTGGTGACTCACGATCCGGCGGTGGCGCGCCAGGCTGAACGGATCATCGAAATCCGCGACGGCGAGATCATTGCCGATTCGCGGCCGGCACCGCAGGAGAATGCGCAGGCCAAGCCGCTGGCGCTGGCCGCCGCGGCGCCTTCCTGGCGGCAGATGGGCGGCCGCTTCCGCGAAGCGCTGGTCATGGCCTGGCGCGCGATGGCGGCCAACAAGATGCGCACCGCGCTGACCATGCTCGGCATCATTATCGGTATCGCCTCGGTGGTCTCAATCCTGGTCATCGGCGACGCCGCCAAGCAGATGGTGCTGGCGGACATCAAATCGATCGGCACCAACACCGTCGACATATACCCCGGCAAGGATTTCGGCGACGACGATCCGACCTACCGGCAATCGTTGAAATACGGCGATCTCGATGCGCTGCGCGAGCAGCCTTACATCAGCGCGCTGTCGCCGAGCATCAGCAGCAGCATGCGGCTGCGGCTGGGCAACGTCGACGCGGCGGCCAACGTCAACGGCGTCAGCGAGCAGTTCTTCCGCGTGTACGGCATGAGTTTTACCCAGGGCGTCGGCATCGATCCGATGCAGGTGCAATCGCAGGCGCAGACGGTGGTGATCGACGCCAATACCCAACGGCGGCTGTTCCCGCACCAGAAGAACGTGGTGGGTGAGGTGATCCTGGTCGGCAACATGCCGGCGACGGTGGTCGGCGTGGCGAAGGAGAAGCAGTCGATGTTCGGCAGCAGCAAAACGCTGAACGTATGGGTGCCTTACAGCACCATGGCCAACCGGCTGATGGGCAACAGCTATTTCGATTCGATCACCGTGCGCATCCGCGACGGTTACGACAGCAAGGAAGCGGAGCAACAGCTGTCGCGTCTGTTGACGCTGCGCCACGGCAAGAAGGATTTCTTTACCTATAACATGGACAGCCTGGTGCAAACCGCAGAGAAAACCACCCGCACGCTGCAGCTGTTCCTGACGCTGGTGGCGGTGATTTCGCTGGTGGTCGGCGGCATCGGCGTGATGAACATCATGCTGGTGTCGGTGACCGAGCGCACGCGCGAGATCGGCATCCGCATGGCGGTGGGCGCCCGTTCCGGTGACGTGCTGCAGCAGTTCCTGATCGAGGCGGTCTTGGTCTGCCTGGTGGGGGGCGCGCTGGGAATTACGCTGTCGTTCGCCATCGGTCTGGCGGTGCAGTTGGTGCTGCCGGGTTGGCAGATCAGCTTCCCGCCGGCGGCGTTGCTGAGCGCCTTCCTCTGCTCCACCGGCATCGGTGTGGTGTTCGGCTATCTGCCGGCGCGCAACGCCGCGCGGCTGAATCCTATCGATGCGCTGGCGCGCGAGTAA
- the macA gene encoding macrolide transporter subunit MacA — MTGFKGHKRRWILALAAIAAIAAAAVWHFRHPAPIDFKTVKATQRDLQQNVLATGQLDAVRKVDVGAQVSGQLEKLYVEIGDKVKKGQLLGVIDPQQAQNSIREGEATLRELHAQLLQAQAEQQLAAVTLQRNQALAKLQAVSRQDLDQAATQLAVKKAQVGTINAQIARNQASLDTAKINLAYTRIEAPMDGDVVQITTLQGQTVIAAQQAPNILTLADLGTMLVKAQVSEADVINLKPGQQAWFTVLGDPTRRFDGVLKDIQPTPEKVNNAIFYYARFEVPNPERLLRLQMTAQVHIQLAGVKQALVIPLAALGDQIADNRYHVSVLKHGKEEKREVAIGLRNNIDVQILSGLEAGDEVIVSRGGVEAG, encoded by the coding sequence TTGACAGGGTTTAAAGGACATAAACGCCGCTGGATACTTGCTCTGGCGGCGATCGCGGCGATTGCCGCGGCGGCCGTTTGGCACTTCCGCCATCCGGCGCCAATCGATTTCAAAACGGTGAAAGCCACTCAGCGCGATCTACAGCAGAACGTGTTGGCGACCGGTCAACTGGACGCGGTGCGCAAGGTTGATGTCGGCGCGCAGGTTAGCGGCCAGTTGGAAAAGCTGTATGTCGAGATCGGCGACAAGGTGAAGAAAGGCCAGTTGCTGGGGGTCATCGATCCGCAACAGGCGCAGAACAGCATTCGCGAAGGGGAAGCGACGCTGCGCGAACTGCATGCCCAACTGCTGCAGGCGCAGGCCGAGCAGCAGCTGGCGGCGGTCACGCTGCAACGCAACCAGGCGCTAGCCAAGCTGCAGGCGGTATCGCGCCAGGATCTGGATCAGGCGGCGACGCAGCTGGCGGTGAAGAAAGCGCAGGTGGGCACCATCAATGCGCAGATCGCCCGCAATCAGGCCAGCCTGGATACCGCCAAGATCAACCTCGCCTACACCCGCATCGAAGCGCCGATGGATGGCGACGTGGTGCAGATCACCACGCTGCAGGGCCAGACGGTGATCGCGGCGCAGCAGGCGCCGAATATTCTGACGCTGGCGGATCTCGGCACCATGCTGGTGAAAGCGCAGGTATCGGAGGCCGACGTCATTAACCTCAAGCCGGGCCAGCAGGCCTGGTTCACGGTGCTTGGCGATCCGACCCGGCGCTTCGACGGCGTGCTGAAAGACATTCAGCCGACGCCGGAAAAGGTCAACAACGCCATCTTCTATTATGCGCGTTTCGAAGTGCCCAACCCTGAGAGGCTGCTGCGCTTGCAAATGACGGCGCAGGTGCATATTCAACTGGCCGGCGTCAAACAGGCGTTGGTGATCCCGCTGGCTGCGCTGGGCGATCAGATCGCCGACAATCGCTACCACGTCTCGGTGCTGAAACACGGCAAGGAAGAGAAGCGCGAAGTGGCCATCGGCCTGCGCAACAATATCGACGTGCAGATCCTCAGCGGGCTCGAGGCGGGTGATGAGGTGATCGTCAGCCGTGGCGGCGTGGAGGCCGGCTGA
- the cspD gene encoding cold shock-like protein CspD: METGTVKWFNNAKGFGFICPAGGGEDIFAHYSTIKMDGYRTLKAGQQVSFDVHQGPKGNHASLIVPVESEALS, encoded by the coding sequence ATGGAGACGGGTACTGTTAAATGGTTTAACAACGCCAAAGGTTTTGGTTTCATCTGCCCAGCCGGCGGTGGCGAAGATATTTTCGCGCATTATTCCACAATCAAGATGGATGGTTACAGAACGTTGAAGGCGGGCCAGCAGGTCAGCTTCGACGTGCATCAAGGGCCCAAAGGCAACCATGCCAGTCTTATTGTGCCGGTGGAAAGCGAGGCGCTGTCCTAA
- the cydC gene encoding heme ABC transporter ATP-binding protein/permease CydC — MRVLLPFLALYRRHSLLISLGILLAIVTLLASIGLLALSGWFLAASSLAGLAGLLTFNYMLPAAGVRGAAIFRTAGRYAERVVSHDATFRVLSHLRVFTFSKILPLTPGGIARFRQADLLNRLVADVDTLDHLYLRVISPLVGAAAVILVVTYGLSWLDPALALTLGGILLLLLLLVPPVFYRAGKPIGGQLTALRGQYRTELTAWLQGQAELVVFGAVNDFRQTLNATEQLWQRRQWQQTSLSGKAQALMILASGLTVTLLLWLTAAGIGGDAEPGALIALFVFAALASFEALMPVAGAFQHLGQVIASATRVKQIIDRQPEVTFPAAGPAAADRALLSLQQLSFTYPDQPQPVLRDVTLEVAAGEHIALLGRTGCGKSTLLQLLTRAWRTDGGKILLNGEPLEDYDETTLRRMTTVVSQRVHIFSDTLRENLRLAAPDADDARLSEVLQQVGLGKLLDSDGGLNAWLGEGGRQLSGGEQRRLGIARALLHPAPLLLLDEPTEGLDAETEQQILALLRQHCQGKTLILVTHRLYGLEHLDRICVMDDGQIVEQGDHATLMSQQGRYARFRNRISNLAP, encoded by the coding sequence ATGCGCGTTTTGCTGCCGTTTTTGGCGTTGTATCGCCGCCATAGCCTGCTGATTAGCCTGGGCATCCTTTTAGCGATCGTCACCCTGCTGGCCAGCATCGGCCTGCTGGCGCTCTCCGGCTGGTTCCTGGCCGCGTCTTCGCTGGCCGGATTGGCGGGTCTGCTGACCTTCAACTACATGCTGCCGGCCGCCGGCGTGCGCGGCGCAGCGATCTTCCGCACCGCCGGGCGCTACGCCGAGCGCGTGGTCAGCCACGACGCCACCTTCCGCGTGCTGTCGCATCTGCGGGTGTTCACCTTCAGCAAGATCCTGCCGCTGACGCCGGGCGGCATCGCCCGCTTCCGCCAGGCCGACCTGCTCAACCGCCTGGTGGCGGACGTGGACACGCTGGATCACCTTTATCTGCGGGTGATTTCACCGCTGGTAGGTGCGGCGGCGGTGATCCTGGTGGTCACCTACGGCCTGAGCTGGCTGGATCCCGCGCTCGCCCTGACGCTGGGCGGCATTCTGTTGCTGCTGTTGCTGCTGGTGCCGCCGGTATTCTATCGCGCCGGCAAACCGATCGGTGGCCAACTCACCGCCCTGCGCGGCCAATACCGCACCGAGCTGACCGCCTGGCTACAGGGGCAGGCGGAGCTGGTGGTGTTCGGCGCCGTCAACGACTTCCGCCAGACGCTGAACGCCACCGAGCAGCTGTGGCAACGCCGCCAGTGGCAGCAGACCTCGCTGAGCGGCAAGGCGCAGGCGCTGATGATCCTCGCCAGCGGGCTGACGGTGACGCTGCTGCTGTGGCTGACCGCCGCCGGCATCGGCGGCGATGCCGAGCCCGGCGCGCTGATCGCGCTGTTTGTCTTCGCCGCGCTGGCGTCGTTCGAAGCGCTGATGCCGGTCGCCGGCGCCTTCCAGCACCTCGGCCAGGTGATCGCCTCCGCCACGCGGGTCAAACAGATTATCGATCGCCAGCCGGAAGTGACCTTCCCGGCCGCCGGTCCGGCCGCCGCCGATCGGGCGCTGCTCAGCCTGCAGCAGTTGAGCTTCACCTACCCCGATCAGCCGCAGCCGGTGCTGCGCGACGTTACGCTCGAAGTCGCAGCCGGCGAACACATTGCCTTACTCGGCCGCACCGGCTGCGGCAAGTCCACCCTGCTGCAGCTGCTGACCCGCGCATGGCGCACCGACGGCGGAAAAATTCTGCTCAACGGCGAACCGCTGGAGGATTATGATGAAACCACGCTGCGCCGGATGACCACGGTCGTCAGCCAGCGGGTGCACATCTTCAGCGATACGCTGCGGGAAAACCTGCGGCTGGCCGCACCGGATGCCGACGACGCTCGCCTGAGCGAGGTGTTGCAGCAGGTGGGGCTGGGCAAACTGCTGGACAGTGACGGCGGGCTGAACGCCTGGCTGGGCGAAGGCGGCCGCCAGTTGTCCGGCGGTGAACAGCGCCGTTTGGGCATCGCCCGCGCGCTGCTGCACCCAGCCCCGCTGCTGCTGCTTGACGAACCCACCGAAGGGTTGGACGCCGAGACCGAGCAGCAGATTCTGGCGCTGCTGCGCCAGCATTGTCAGGGCAAGACGCTGATTCTGGTGACGCACCGCCTGTATGGTCTGGAGCATCTCGATCGCATTTGCGTAATGGACGACGGCCAGATTGTCGAACAGGGCGATCACGCCACCCTGATGAGCCAGCAGGGCCGCTATGCCCGCTTTCGCAACCGTATCAGCAACCTGGCGCCGTAA
- a CDS encoding VirK/YbjX family protein, with product MSQLSYPLASAQPLNGWQLMTALINGEKAPSNAWKKTSFRLKFLGRSLLNWRTTSGLLSTLASNPLLEEILSAQPNLPCKLHRPYLAANMSKIECLFALRDHYDLIVQRMPLKMRLGHLSPQPFVLASAMGKNEVPITLELAAIDKLNKEGEATLLLRNANGVMLAEITFALMHYQQQPTLFIGGLQGANHDVPHAEIQHTTKECHGLFPKRLVLEGICTLARHLGIRQIVAVGNATHIYQNWRYQSKKKDKLHADYDQFWLSMGAKPLDSGYFLLPERIARKPVEEIASKKRAEYRRRYQLLDELEQGLAAHFCAR from the coding sequence ATGTCACAGCTCAGCTACCCACTCGCCTCCGCCCAGCCGCTTAACGGCTGGCAACTGATGACGGCGCTGATCAATGGCGAGAAGGCGCCGAGCAATGCCTGGAAAAAAACCTCGTTTCGCCTGAAGTTTCTCGGCCGTTCGCTGCTCAACTGGCGCACCACCAGCGGCCTGCTCAGCACTCTGGCCAGCAACCCGCTGCTGGAAGAGATCCTGAGCGCGCAGCCGAACCTGCCGTGCAAACTGCATCGCCCGTACCTGGCGGCCAACATGAGCAAGATCGAATGTCTGTTCGCCCTGCGCGATCACTACGATCTCATCGTACAGCGCATGCCGCTGAAGATGCGTCTCGGCCACCTCAGCCCACAGCCTTTCGTGCTGGCCAGCGCGATGGGCAAGAACGAAGTGCCGATCACGCTGGAGCTGGCGGCGATCGACAAGCTGAATAAGGAAGGGGAAGCCACGCTGCTGCTGCGCAACGCCAACGGCGTGATGCTGGCGGAGATCACCTTCGCGCTGATGCATTATCAGCAGCAGCCGACGCTGTTCATCGGCGGCCTGCAGGGCGCGAACCATGACGTGCCTCACGCCGAGATCCAGCACACCACCAAAGAGTGTCATGGCCTGTTCCCCAAACGGCTGGTGCTGGAAGGCATCTGCACGCTGGCGCGGCACCTCGGCATCCGCCAGATCGTGGCGGTCGGCAACGCCACCCATATCTATCAAAACTGGCGTTACCAAAGTAAGAAGAAAGACAAACTGCACGCCGATTACGATCAGTTTTGGCTGTCAATGGGTGCCAAACCGCTCGATAGCGGCTATTTCCTGCTGCCCGAGCGCATCGCCCGCAAGCCGGTCGAAGAGATTGCCAGCAAAAAACGCGCCGAATATCGCCGCCGCTATCAGTTGCTGGACGAGCTGGAACAGGGATTGGCGGCGCATTTCTGCGCCCGATAA
- the clpA gene encoding ATP-dependent Clp protease ATP-binding subunit ClpA, whose product MLNQELELSLNMAFARAREHRHEFMTVEHLLLALLSNPAAREALEACTVDLAALRQELEAFIEQTTPTLPAGEEERDTQPTLSFQRVLQRAVFHVQSSGRSEVSGANVLVAIFSEQESQAAYLLRKHDVSRLDVVNFISHGTRKDEPGQAPNAENPVNEEQSGGEDRMENFTTNLNQLARVGGIDPLIGRDRELERAIQVLCRRRKNNPLLVGESGVGKTAIAEGLAWRIVQGDVPEVMADCTLYSLDIGSLLAGTKYRGDFEKRFKALLKQLEQDQNSILFIDEIHTIIGAGAASGGQVDAANLIKPLLSSGKIRVIGSTTYQEFSNIFEKDRALARRFQKIDITEPTAEETVQIINGLKAKYEAHHDVRYTAKAIRAAVELSVKYINDRHLPDKAIDVIDEAGARSRLMPASKRKKTVNVADIESVVARIARIPEKTVSASDRDVLRNLGDRLKMLVFGQDQAIEALTEAIKMSRAGLGHERKPVGSFLFAGPTGVGKTEVTVQLAKAMDIELLRFDMSEYMERHTVSRLIGAPPGYVGYDQGGLLTDAVIKHPHAVVLLDEIEKAHPDVFNLLLQVMDNGTLTDNNGRKADFRNVILVMTTNAGVRETERKSIGLVQQDNSTDAMEEIKKVFTPEFRNRLDNIIWFNHLSTEVIQQVVDKFIVELQAQLDAKGVSLEVSDEARDWLSVKGYDRAMGARPMARVMQENLKKPLANELLFGSLVDGGSVKVELDKDKKQLTYHFLSAAKRKADEGAVH is encoded by the coding sequence ATGCTCAATCAAGAACTGGAACTCAGTCTCAACATGGCTTTCGCCAGGGCGCGTGAGCACAGACACGAGTTTATGACCGTGGAGCACCTGTTGCTGGCGTTGCTGAGCAACCCTGCCGCGCGAGAAGCGCTTGAGGCATGTACGGTGGATCTGGCCGCGTTGCGCCAGGAGCTGGAAGCCTTCATCGAACAAACCACACCGACGCTGCCCGCCGGCGAAGAGGAGCGCGACACTCAGCCGACGCTCAGCTTCCAGCGCGTGCTGCAGCGCGCGGTCTTCCATGTGCAATCTTCCGGCCGCAGCGAAGTCTCCGGCGCCAACGTGTTGGTGGCCATCTTCAGCGAGCAGGAGTCGCAGGCGGCTTATCTGCTGCGCAAGCACGACGTCAGCCGTCTCGACGTGGTGAACTTTATTTCACATGGCACGCGTAAAGACGAGCCGGGCCAAGCACCGAATGCGGAAAACCCGGTGAACGAAGAGCAGTCCGGAGGGGAAGACCGTATGGAAAACTTCACCACCAACCTCAATCAGTTGGCCCGTGTGGGCGGCATCGATCCGTTGATCGGCCGCGATCGTGAGCTGGAGCGCGCGATTCAGGTGCTGTGCCGCCGTCGTAAAAACAACCCGCTGCTGGTCGGCGAATCCGGCGTCGGCAAGACCGCCATCGCCGAAGGCTTGGCCTGGCGCATCGTGCAGGGCGACGTGCCGGAAGTGATGGCGGACTGCACGCTGTATTCGCTGGATATCGGTTCACTGCTGGCCGGCACCAAATATCGCGGCGACTTCGAGAAGCGCTTCAAGGCGCTGCTCAAGCAGCTGGAGCAGGATCAGAACAGCATCCTGTTCATCGATGAAATTCACACCATCATCGGCGCCGGTGCGGCTTCCGGTGGGCAGGTGGATGCCGCCAACCTGATCAAACCGCTGCTGTCGAGCGGCAAGATCCGGGTGATCGGCTCGACGACCTACCAGGAGTTCAGCAACATCTTCGAAAAGGATCGCGCTCTGGCGCGCCGCTTCCAGAAGATCGACATCACCGAGCCGACGGCGGAAGAGACCGTTCAGATCATCAACGGCCTGAAGGCCAAGTATGAAGCGCACCATGACGTGCGTTATACCGCCAAGGCGATCCGCGCCGCGGTGGAGCTGTCGGTGAAATACATCAACGATCGTCATCTGCCGGACAAGGCGATCGACGTGATCGACGAAGCGGGCGCCCGCAGCCGGTTGATGCCGGCCAGCAAGCGCAAGAAAACCGTCAACGTGGCCGATATCGAATCCGTGGTGGCGCGCATCGCCCGCATCCCGGAGAAAACCGTGTCGGCCAGCGATCGTGACGTGCTGAGAAACCTGGGCGATCGCTTGAAGATGCTGGTATTCGGTCAGGATCAGGCGATCGAAGCGCTGACCGAAGCGATCAAGATGAGCCGCGCCGGTCTGGGCCACGAGCGCAAGCCGGTCGGTTCTTTCCTGTTCGCCGGGCCGACCGGGGTCGGGAAAACCGAGGTCACCGTGCAGCTGGCCAAGGCGATGGATATCGAGCTGCTGCGTTTCGACATGTCCGAGTACATGGAGCGGCATACCGTCAGCCGTCTGATCGGCGCGCCTCCGGGCTACGTCGGTTACGATCAGGGCGGTCTGCTGACCGATGCGGTGATCAAGCATCCGCATGCGGTGGTGCTGCTCGATGAGATCGAGAAGGCGCACCCGGACGTGTTCAACCTGCTGCTGCAGGTGATGGACAACGGTACGCTGACCGATAACAACGGCCGCAAGGCGGACTTCCGCAACGTGATCCTGGTGATGACCACCAACGCCGGGGTGCGGGAAACCGAACGCAAGTCGATCGGTCTGGTGCAGCAGGACAACAGCACCGACGCGATGGAAGAGATCAAGAAGGTGTTTACGCCAGAGTTCCGCAACCGTCTGGACAACATCATCTGGTTCAACCATCTGTCTACCGAGGTGATCCAGCAGGTGGTCGACAAGTTTATCGTCGAACTGCAGGCGCAGCTGGATGCGAAGGGCGTCTCGCTGGAAGTGAGCGACGAAGCGCGCGATTGGCTGTCGGTGAAGGGTTACGACCGTGCGATGGGCGCTCGTCCGATGGCGCGCGTCATGCAGGAAAACCTGAAGAAACCGTTGGCCAACGAGTTGTTGTTCGGTTCGCTGGTGGACGGCGGTTCCGTGAAGGTCGAGCTGGACAAGGACAAAAAACAGCTGACTTACCACTTCCTCAGTGCCGCCAAACGCAAGGCGGATGAGGGTGCGGTGCACTAA
- the aat gene encoding leucyl/phenylalanyl-tRNA--protein transferase, with product MRIVKLSPQSLAFPSPEGALRDPNGLLAIGGDLTAPRLLAAYERGIFPWYSPGEAILWWSPDPRAVLFPAEFHLNRSLKRFLRHDPFRITLNHDFAAVIAACAHRPDEGTWIGPEVQRAYLHLHRLGYAHSVEVWQDDQLVGGMYGVAQGALFCGESMFSRVTNASKCALMAFCRHFAAYGGELIDCQVLNAHTARLGAREIPRRQFLQQLSTLQRRPLAPACWEAQVISPQPVEPPSPAN from the coding sequence ATGCGCATCGTTAAGCTCTCCCCGCAGTCGCTGGCGTTTCCCTCGCCTGAGGGCGCCCTACGCGATCCTAACGGCCTGCTGGCGATCGGCGGCGACCTCACGGCGCCGCGGCTGCTGGCGGCCTACGAGCGCGGCATCTTCCCCTGGTACTCGCCGGGGGAAGCGATATTGTGGTGGTCGCCCGATCCGCGCGCGGTGCTGTTCCCGGCCGAGTTTCATCTCAACCGCAGCCTGAAACGCTTTCTGCGCCACGACCCGTTTCGCATCACGCTCAATCACGACTTCGCCGCAGTGATCGCCGCCTGCGCCCATCGCCCGGACGAAGGCACCTGGATCGGCCCGGAGGTGCAGCGCGCCTATCTGCACCTGCATCGTCTCGGCTACGCCCACTCGGTGGAGGTATGGCAGGATGATCAATTGGTTGGCGGCATGTACGGCGTGGCGCAGGGCGCGTTGTTCTGCGGCGAATCGATGTTCAGCCGCGTCACTAACGCCTCCAAATGCGCATTAATGGCCTTTTGCCGCCATTTTGCCGCTTATGGCGGGGAATTGATTGACTGCCAGGTGCTGAACGCTCACACTGCCCGCCTTGGCGCGCGTGAAATTCCGCGCCGTCAATTTTTGCAGCAGCTCAGCACCCTTCAACGGCGGCCCCTGGCGCCGGCGTGCTGGGAAGCGCAAGTCATATCCCCACAGCCGGTTGAACCGCCCTCCCCAGCAAACTAA